From Medicago truncatula cultivar Jemalong A17 chromosome 7, MtrunA17r5.0-ANR, whole genome shotgun sequence, a single genomic window includes:
- the LOC120577031 gene encoding uncharacterized protein — protein sequence MLAAEQENAQLREELVNLKGEMERMALMMETMMAEREQAAISNSTPVVVVTAAPEGPPQPSPTITTTIGLTQPLRTDFSSGNLATMGNSGFRPLGPQGPFATPQYSMPSGYPWGMPIATNGGFGPGATEMPFTQGQQTSAHFQMSQPIPQATMTQAGPTVHVGPQHEEQIYHSDSIMGDDKAIDWEERFGALEKKMSNMRGKETVVQSIYDLCLVPDVNIPPKFKMPVFEKYQGDTCPQNHLTMYIRKMIAYKNNVPLLIHCFQDSLTGPAHTWFMGLKGVTTFEQLAEAFMQQYKYNTYLAPSRKELQSLTQKDKESFKEYAQRFIQKAAQIRPPLDERELSELFYETLSPCYSEKMIVCASQKFTDLVETGMRIEEWARKGAAVSGSSSGGSLGVPSNGNKKFGNGYPKRNAQEVGMVAHGGPQPVYPNHPFVANITPQMTAPQNPNYQSPRPQGPAPYYPPLYQPLYNLQQFPQQPYYPQQPYQQPRPQAPHNQQNQRQQFDPLPMTYGALLPSLLAQNLVQTIPPPRIPDPLPRWYRPDLHCIYHQGAPGHDVERCFALKKEVQKLISSKELTFTDPDAVAQNNPLPTHGPAVNMIQDDQEEARILSVGDIKTPLVPIHVKMCKATLFNHNHEACDICLMDPRGCIQVQNDVQGLLIRRELVVTREPESKDVCVVTPVFRARRPLVINPNSTKPVGTPLVICVPRPTPTTAQKAVPYKYEGTILEPGSETTSPVAVDNIAENSRILRSGRILPTVGPKSVSVPVDEPVKERNAGKGKAGEQAKEFDFEDADEVLKLIKKSEYRVVDQLLQTPAKISIMALLSSSGAHRDALKKVLDQAFVDYDVTLGQFESIVGNVTACNGLTFSDEDLPAEGNKHNQALLISVLCRTDSLSNVLIDTGSALNVMPKSTLDQLAYSEAPLRLSKVTVRAFDGTRRSVYGEVDLPISVGPHEFQVTFQVMEIQASFSCLLGRPWIHDAGAVTSTLHQKLKFVSRGKLITVSGESAFLISNLSAFSVIGGSSSDGPSFQGFSAEESVGKIETCMASLKDARRVIQEGKTEGWGQLVELPENKRKEGIGFLNSKPGMFDPTRGSFHSAGFIHDSPETNAILDDAPGGVTPVFVTPGGACCNWIAVDIPSVTPRSKLNISESVEHSDSMLSPNFEVPVYEAVVEEDEEIPNEIKWMLEQERKTIQPHQEEIEIINLVTEEDKIDIKIGASLDVSVKKRVIEIIREYVDIFAWSCKDMPGLDPDVVEHRLPLKPECPSIDAGFLVTSEYPQWLANIVPVPKKDGKVRMCVDYRDLNKASPKDNFPLPHIDVLVDNTAKCKVFSFMDGFSGYNQIRMAPEDREKTSFITPWGAFCYVVMPFGLINAGATYQRGFIVSQKGIEVDPDKVRAIREMPVPKTEKQVRDQGVKWNDDCQKAFDQIKEYLLEPPILVPPVDGRPLIMYLTVLEDSMGCVLGQQDETGKKEHAIYYLSKKFTDCESRYSVLEKTCCALTWAAKRLRHYMINHTTWLISKMDPIKYIFEKPALTGRIARWQMLLSEYDIEYRTQKAIKGSILAEHLAHQPIEDYQPIKFDFPDEEVMYLKAKDCDEPVFGEGPDPESGWGLIFDGAVNVYGSGIGAVLITPKGTHIPFTARLRFDCTNNIAEYEACIMGIEEAIDLRIKKIVIYGDSALVINQIKGEWETRHPGLIPYRDYARRLLTFFNKVELHHVPRDENQMADALATLSSMINVNGHNTVPVINVQFLDRPAYVFVAEAIDDDKPWYHDIQVFLQTQKYPPGASNKDKKTLRKLSSRFFLNEDVLYKRNFDGVLLRCVDKHEAEKLMREIHEGSFGTHSCGHAMSKKILRAGYYWITMHGDCYNHAKRCHKCQIYADKLPMDIISY from the exons ATGTTAGCGGCAGAACAAGAAAACGCTCAGCTCAGAGAGGAACTGGTTAACCTCAAGGGAGAGATGGAAAGAATGGCACTTATGATGGAAACTATGATGGCTGAGAGAGAGCAAGCAGCAATCTCCAATTCAACTCCTGTTGTGGTCGTCACAGCTGCACCTGAGGGTCCCCCGCAACCATCTCCGACTATTACTACAACTATCGGCCTCACTCAGCCTCTGAGGACTGATTTTTCTTCTGGTAATTTGGCAACTATGGGTAACTCAGGCTTCCGTCCTCTTGGCCCCCAGGGTCCCTTTGCTACTCCTCAGTATTCCATGCCTTCAGGCTACCCTTGGGGCATGCCGATTGCAACTAACGGGGGTTTTGGTCCAGGTGCTACTGAAATGCCATTCACACAGGGTCAACAGACTTCGGCACATTTCCAGATGAGTCAACCGATTCCGCAAGCTACCATGACTCAAGCAGGTCCTACTGTGCATGTTGGGCCACAACATGAAGAGCAGATTTATCACTCCGACAGTATAATGGGGGATGATAAAGCAATCGATTGGGAAGAAAGGTTCGGTGCTCTAGAGAAGAAGATGAGTAATATGCGGGGGAAGGAAACAGTCGTCCAAAGCATATATGACCTTTGCTTAGTACCAGATGTAAACATACCTCCAAAGTTCAAGATGCCTGTATTTGAGAAGTATCAAGGGGACACGTGTCCACAAAATCATCTAACTATGTATATTAGGAAGATGATAGCTTACAAGAATAATGTTCCCTTACTCATTCACTGCTTCCAGGATAGTTTGACTGGTCCGGCACATACCTGGTTCATGGGGTTGAAAGGAGTCACTACTTTTGAACAGTTGGCTGAGGCCTTCATGCAACAGTACAAATATAATACCTATCTGGCGCCAAGTCGCAAAGAGTTGCAGTCCTTAACCCAGAAAGATAAAGAATCGTTCAAAGAATACGCACAACGCTTCATTCAAAAAGCTGCTCAGATTCGTCCTCCCTTAGATGAGAGGGaactttcagaattgttctatGAAACCCTGAGCCCTTGTTATTCAGAAAAGATGATTGTCTGTGCATCACAGAAGTTCACTGACTTGGTGGAAACAGGAATGCGTATCGAGGAGTGGGCTCGTAAGGGAGCAGCTGTTTCGGGAAGTTCTTCAGGTGGTTCTTTAGGGGTTCCGTCCAATGGTAATAAGAAATTTGGGAATGGTTACCCAAAGAGGAATGCTCAAGAGGTTGGCATGGTGGCTCATGGAGGACCTCAGCCCGTGTACCCAAATCACCCCTTTGTTGCCAACATCACCCCACAAATGACCGCACCCCAGAACCCAAACTATCAATCACCCAGACCTCAAGGACCTGCACCATACTACCCCCCATTATACCAACCACTATACAACCTACAACAATTCCCTCAACAACCATATTACCcccaacaaccataccaacaacCCCGTCCTCAGGCTCCTCACAATCAGCAGAATCAAAGGCAACAATTTGACCCCTTGCCAATGACCTATGGAGCATTGCTCCCTTCTTTACTTGCACAGAATCTGGTCCAAACAATACCACCTCCTCGCATTCCAGACCCTCTCCCACGCTGGTACCGTCCGGACCTTCATTGTATTtaccatcaaggggcaccaggccATGATGTGGAGCGTTGTTTTGCTCTTAAGAAAGAGGTTCAGAAACTGATAAGTAGCAAAGAGTTAACCTTCACCGACCCTGATGCTGTAGCTCAGAACAATCCTCTGCCTACTCATGGGCCTGCTGTTAATATGATTCAAGACGATCAGGAAGAGGCTCGCATTCTCTCTGTAGGTGATATCAAGACTCCTCTGGTACCGATACATGTGAAAATGTGTAAAGCAACTCTCTTCAACCACAATCATGAAGCTTGTGATATATGTTTGATGGATCCTCGTGGATGTATACAAGTCCAGAATGATGTGCAGGGTCTCCTAATTAGAAGGGAACTTGTGGTTACAAGGGAACCCGAGAGCAAGGACGTCTGTGTTGTCACTCCGGTATTCAGAGCCAGGAGGCCGCTGGTGATAAACCCCAACAGTACAAAGCCCGTTGGTACTCCCTTGGTAATCTGTGTGCCTAGGCCCACGCCTACTACTGCTCAGAAAGCTGTACCCTACAAGTATGAAGGCACGATTCTAGAGCCCGGAAGTGAGACAACTTCACCTGTTGCTGTGGATAATATCGCAGAGAATAGCCGGATTTTGAGGAGTGGCCGCATCCTTCCTACGGTGGGTCCGAAGAGTGTTAGTGTTCCGGTCGATGAGCCAGTAAAAGAGCGAAACGCCGGTAAAGGTAAAGCTGGGGAGCAGGCCAAAGAGTTTGACTTTGAGGATGCCGATGAAGTCTTGAAGCTGATCAAGAAGAGTGAATACAGGGTGGTGGACCAGCTGTTACAAACTCCTGCGAAGATTTCCATCATGGCCCTGTTGTCAAGTTCTGGTGCTCATCGGGATGCCCTGAAGAAAGTACTAGACCAGGCatttgtggattatgatgtaacTCTGGGTCAATTCGAAAGCATTGTGGGGAATGTGACCGCGTGTAACGGTCTGactttcagtgatgaagatctCCCGGCGGAGGGGAATAAGCATAATCAGGCATTACTCATCTCTGTACTTTGCAGAACGGACTCGTTATCCAACGTCCTGATAGATACCGGCTCTGCACTTaatgtgatgcccaagtcaactctCGACCAATTGGCGTACTCCGAGGCTCCTTTGAGACTTAGCAAGGTGACGGTGAGGGCCTTCGATGGAACTAGGAGATCGGTGTATGGTGAGGTAGATTTGCCAATTTCGGTCGGCCCACATGAATTTCAGGTTACTTTCCAAGTCATGGAAATCCAGGCTTCTTTCAGCTGTTTGCTCGGCAGACCATGGATTCATGACGCCGGGGCAGTGACATCTACTCTCcatcagaaattgaagtttgtaagTCGTGGAAAGTTGATCACTGTGAGTGGCGAATCGGCTTTTTTAATCAGCAATTTGTCTGCTTTCTCTGTTATCGGTGGTAGTAGTTCAGACGGGCCATCATTCCAAGGGTTCTCTGCCGAAGAAAGTGTCGGTAAGATTGAGACTTGTATGGCTTCGTTGAAGGATGCCCGAAGAGTAATTCAGGAAGGCAAAACCGAAGGCTGGGGTCAGCTAGTGGAGTTGCCAGAAAACAAGCGTAAAGAGGGAATTGGTTTCCTTAACAGTAAGCCTGGGATGTTCGACCCCACCAGAGGTTCTTTCCACAGTGCTGGTTTCATTCATGATTCGCCAGAGACCAATGCAATTTTAGATGATGCGCCTGGAGGAGTGACACCGGTCTTTGTGACCCCTGGAGGAGCTTGCTGCAACTGGATTGCTGTTGACATTCCTTCTGTGACACCCCGCTCTAA ACTGAACATAAGTGAATCCGTTGAACACAGTGACTCCATGctttctcccaactttgaggtcCCGGTTTACGAGGCTGTGGTAGAGGAGGATGAAGAGATCCCGAATGAGATCAAATGGATGTTGGAACAAGAAAGGAAGACAATTCAACCTCATCAGGAAGAGATAGAAATCATCAATCTGGTTACTGAGGAAGACAAGATAGATATCAAGATTGGGGCATCGTTGGATGTATCTGTCAAGAAAAGAGTAATTGAGATTATCAGAGAATATGTTGATATATTCGCATGGTCATGCAAAGACATGCCGGGTCTAGACCCTGATGTCGTTGAACACAGACTGCCTTTGAAGCCTGAGTGTCCTTCG attgatgcaggTTTCCTAGTCACATCAGAGTATCCTCAATGGTTGGCCAACAtagtgcctgttccaaagaaagatggcaaagtcagaatgtgtgttgattatCGAGACTTGAACAAGGCTAGTCCGAAGGATAATTTTCCTTTACCTCACATTGATGTATTGGTTGATAACACTGCTAAGTGCAAGgttttctccttcatggacggtttctccggctaCAATCAGATCAGGATGGCTCCtgaggatagagaaaagacgtctttcatcACGCCCTGGGGTGCTTTCTGCTATGTGGTGATGccatttggtttgataaatgcTGGGGCCACTTACCAAAGGG GCTTTATTGTCAGTCAAAAGGGTATTGAAGTTGATCCCGACAAGGTCAGAGCCATCAGAGAAATGCCTGTTCcaaagacagagaagcaagtcagag ATCAAGGGGTGAAGTGGAATGATGATTGTCAGAAGGCTTTTGATCAAATCAAAGAATATCTGTTAGAACCTCCAATTCTTGTTCCTCCAGTTGACGGaagacctttgatcatgtatttaacagTACTGGAAGATTCCATGGGCTGTGTTttgggtcaacaagatgaaaccggaaagaaagagcacgcTATCTACTATTTGAGTAAGAAGTTCACTGATTGTGAGTCCCGATATTCTGTACTTGAgaaaacttgttgtgctttaacTTGGGCTGCCAAGCGTctccgtcattatatgattaatcatacaacttggttgatatccaagaTGGATCCtatcaagtacatatttgagaagccAGCTTTAACTGGAAGAATTGCTCGCTGGCAGATgttattgtccgagtatgatatcGAGTATCGCACTCAGaaagcaatcaaaggtagcatcttGGCAGAACATTTGGCTCATCAACCAATCGAAgactatcaaccaatcaaattcgACTTCCCAGATGAAGAGGTTATGTATCTAAAAGCAAAAGATTGTGACGAACCGGTGTTCGGTGAAGGTCCTGATCCTGAATCCGGAtggggtttgatatttgatggagCTGTTAATGTCTATGGAAGTGGAATTGGTGCGGTACTCATTACCCCTAAGGgtactcacatcccttttactgcGAGGTTACGTTTTGATTGCACAAACAACATTGCAGAGTACGAAGCTTGCATCATGGGTATCGAGGAAGCCATCGACTTGAGGATCaagaaaattgtcatttatGGAGATTCCGCTCTTGTgattaaccagatcaaaggagAATGGGAAACTCGTCATCCTGGATTGATTCCCTACAGAGATTATGCAAGGCGTTTGctgactttcttcaacaaagtagAGTTACATCATGTGCCCCGCgatgagaatcaaatggcaGATGCTTTAGCTACTCTATCCTCAATGATCAATGTGAATGGTCACAATACTGTGCCAGTAATCAATGTTCAATTTCTCGACCGACCTGCTTATGTGTTTGTAGCCGAAGCAATTGATGATGACAAGCCATGGTATCATGATATCCAAGTTTTCCTTCAAACTCAAAAATACCCACCTGGGGCATCCAACAAGGACAAGAAAACATTGAGAAAATTGTCAAGCCGTTTCTTCCTTAACGAAGACGTTTTGTATAAAAGGAACTTTGATGGGGTCCTACTTAGATGTGTGGATAAGCATGAAGCAGAAAAATTGATGCGCGAGATTCATGAAGGCTCTTTTGGAACTCACTCATGCGGTCACGCCATGTCGAAGAAGATATTGAGGGCTGGGTACTACTGGATAACAATGCACGGCGATTGCTACAATCACGCCAAGAGATGCCATAAGTGTCAAATATATGCTGACAAGCTTCCAATGGACATCATTTCATATTAG
- the LOC112420001 gene encoding uncharacterized protein, whose translation MHDTKVLSFELNGMEIKTTITDQKKVIDEHISSFLRPTDNHGTKVIGFDTEWRKIIDKDQDGTNSRTKPGTIQLCDGHSCLIIELHYCFRDYNLPLSLLNFLRQPNYTFVGCGIKDNFINLEKHHGIGSRNAVELGPLAAKLMKMPRLSYCGVDELAFVVNKLDLRKYRPSDLDFDWQFICSDEELARLATVNVYSYHKIGSTLLESNMY comes from the coding sequence ATGCATGACACCAAAGTTCTATCGTTTGAGCTAAATGGAATGGAAATCAAAACCACCATTACAGATCAAAAGAAAGTGATTGACGAACATATATCGTCTTTCTTACGCCCTACAGACAATCATGGAACCAAGGTGATCGGATTTGATACTGAGTGGCGTAAAATTATCGATAAGGATCAAGATGGAACCAATTCCCGGACCAAACCGGGAACTATTCAACTTTGTGATGGACATTCGTGTCTTATTATTGAGTTACATTATTGCTTTCGGGATTATAATCTTCCCCTTTCACTGCTTAATTTTCTTCGTCAACCAAATTATACCTTCGTGGGCTGCGGAATTAAAGACAATTTTATTAACTTGGAGAAGCATCATGGGATTGGAAGCAGAAATGCAGTTGAACTTGGACCATTGGCTGCTAAACTTATGAAAATGCCTCGTTTAAGCTATTGCGGCGTTGATGAACTTGCATTTGTGGTCAATAAACTTGATCTTCGCAAGTACCGGCCTTCTGACCTTGATTTTGATTGGCAATTTATTTGCAGTGATGAAGAACTTGCTAGACTTGCTACTGTTAATGTTTATTCTTATCACAAAATTGGTAGCACGTTGCTTGAAAGTAATATGTATTGA
- the LOC25490382 gene encoding heavy metal-associated isoprenylated plant protein 39, whose protein sequence is MKKVVLKVDFYNDRIKQKVMKTVSSLSGVESISIDSKEKKLTLSGDIDPIKAVCELRKLCQTEVVSIGPLKEEKKESTITHEVIPLQYFPTYPFYYQMTPSQYF, encoded by the exons ATGAAG AAAGTAGTGTTGAAGGTGGACTTTTATAATGATAGAATCAAGCAAAAAGTTATGAAGACAGTATCTAGCCTTTCAG ggGTTGAATCAATATCAATAGACTCGAAAGAGAAGAAATTAACATTATCGGGGGATATCGATCCAATAAAGGCAGTATGCGAGTTAAGAAAGTTGTGTCAAACTGAAGTAGTTTCGATTGGACCTctaaaagaggagaagaaagagTCAACAATCACACATGAAGTTATTCCACTTCAATACTTTCCAACCTATCCATTTTATTATCAGATGACCCCATCACAATATTTTTGA